The DNA region CTTCGAGGGCCGCAACGCGACGCACCAGATGAAGAAGCTGACCGTGGAGGACCTCAAGCGCTTCCGCGACCGGCTGCACCTCCCGATCGCGGACAAGGAGCTGGAGGACGGCAATCCGCCGTACTACCACCCGGGCCGCGACTCGGAGGAGATCCAGTACATGCACGACCGCCGCAAGGGCCTGGGCGGTTACGTCCCGACCCGCGTGGTGCGTGCGAAGCCGCTCGCACTGCCGGACGACAAGGTGTACGCGGCCGCGAAGAAGGGGTCCGGTCAGCAGTCGATCGCCACGACCATGGCGTTCATCCGCGTCCTGAAGGACCTCATGCGGGACAAGGAGATCGGCAGGCGTTTCGTGCTGATCGCGCCCGACGAGTACCGCACCTTCGGCATGGACGCCTTCTTCCCGAGTGCGAAGATCTACAACCCGCTGGGTCAGCAGTACGAGTCCGTGGACCGTGAGCTGCTGCTCACGTACAAGGAGTCCCCGACCGGGCAGATGCTGCACGACGGCATCTCCGAGGCAGGCTGCACCGCCTCGCTGATCGCCGCGGGTTCGGCGTACGCCACGCACGGCGAGCCGCTGATCCCGGTCTACGTCTTCTACTCGATGTTCGGTTTCCAGCGCACCGGTGACCAGTTCTGGCAGATGGCCGACCAGCTCGCGCGCGGTTTCGTACTGGGTGCGACCGCCGGCCGTACGACGCTGACCGGTGAGGGGCTCCAGCACGCGGACGGCCACTCGCACCTGCTCGCCTCGACCAACCCGGGCTGTGTCGCGTACGACCCGGCGTTCGGGTACGAGATCGCGCACATCGTCAAGGACGGCCTGCGCCGGATGTACGGCGGGACGCCCGACGAGAACGAGGACGTCTTCTACTACCTCACCGTCTACAACGAGCCGATCCAGCACCCGGCCGAGCCCGCCGACGTGGACGTCGAGGGCATCCTCAAGGGTGTCCACCGCTTCAGGCGCGGTGAGAAGGGCCAGGTCCCGGCCCAGATCATGGCGTCGGGTGTGGCGGTGCCGTGGGCGGTCGAGGCGCAGCGGATCCTCGCGGACGAGTGGGACGTGAAGGCGGACGTCTGGTCGGCGACCTCCTGGAACGAGCTGCGCCGTGAGGCCGTGGAGGTCGAGCGGTACAACCTGCTGCACCCCGACGAGGAGCAGCGCGTCCCGTACGTGACGCGGAAGCTGTCGGGTGCCCAGGGCCCGTTCGTGGCGGTGTCGGACTGGATGCGTTCGGTGCCCGACCAGATCGCCCGCTGGGTGCCGGGGGCGTACCAGTCGCTGGGCGCGGACGGCTTCGGCTTCGCGGACACGCGTGGGGCGGCCCGCCGCTTCTTCCACATCGACGCGCAGTCGATCGTGCTCGCGGTCCTGACCGAGCTGGCGAAGGAGGGGAAGATCGACCGTTCGGCGCTGAAGACGGCGGTCGACCGCTACGAGCTGCTCGACGTGGCCGCCGCGCATCCGGGCGCGGCGGGCGGCGACGCGTAGCACCCCCGGGGACGGACGGAGGGCGGCGGGGCTTCGGCTCCGCCGCCCTCCGGCGTTCCGCGGGCGCCGCCGTCCACGCGGAACGCGCCGGGCGGAGCGCGCCGGTCCGTCAGGCGCCGGAACCACCGGGGGCCGTCCGACGCTCCCCGGCGCGGACCTCACCCGCCGAGGTGGCGGAGCAGCGGCGGGCCGGACGGGCCCGAGGCCGTTCATCGCTCCCAGATCTTGAAGGCCCGCACCGTGTACGGCGAGCGGGGCACCCAGGTCCCGCCGCCGGGGTAGGTCTCGAACTCGCCGGTCTCCGCACACGTGGCGGACTGGTAGGTGGTCACGGGGCGGCCGGTGCGGTTGACGAGGGCCTGCGCGGTGGTGCCGGAGGCCAGCGGGACACAGCTCTCGATGTCGACGGTGGCCAGTTCGTGCGTCTGCCCGGCCCCGGTGAAATCCGGCTTCGCCCACAGACAGAGCTGTCCCGCCCCGCACGGGGCGAGCCCCGCCGGTGCGGACCGGGCGGCGGTGCCGGCGCGCTCCGGGCGGGCGGTTCCGGGCCGGGCCTCGGACGCGGTGCCGGCCGGGGCGGTGGCAGGGATGAGCGCGGCGGCCGCCAGGCCGGCGGCGAGCACGGTCGTACGCATGATGGGTCAACCCCCGTGGTCGAGCGAGTCGGACAACTCGCGGTCTCCGCACTCTGACCTGCCCGGACAGGCGTCGGAAAGGGGCCGGGCGGTGGACCACCCTGATAGGCGACAGCCCCGCCGGAACCTTCCGACGGGGCTGTCGCTCGCACTGTGTTGACGCGGGCCACCCGAAGTACGCCGTGCTACGCGCCCGGCGTGCGCCCTCGGCGGCCGAGCGGGTCAGATATGGCCCGCCCCCATGCCCGCCTCGGCGTTCTCACCGCGCTTGGTGAGCAGGGCGACCAGCGCGGCGACCACGGCGACACCGCCGGCGGTCAGGAAGGCGAAGCTCATGCCCGACACGAACGTGTCATGCGCGACCGCCGTGATCTTCGCCGCGATCTCCGGCGGGGTGTTCGGCGGCACCGGCGGCATGCCCACCTCGATGGCGGAGGAGGCCTGCTCCAGCTGCGCCTCGTCCGCCGGCGGCAGCTCCGCGGCCTTCCAGTTGTCGCCGAGTTTCGCGTCCACCCTGGTGGCCATGACGGCACCCAGGACGGCCGTACCGAGGCTGCCGCCGACCTGCATCGCGGCCTGCTGGAGCCCGCCCGCGACACCGGAGAGCTCCATCGGGGCGTTGCCGACGATGACCTCCGTGGCGCCGACCATGACCGGCGCGAGGCCGAAGCCGAGGAGGGCGAACCAGAGGGACATGGTCAGCGTTCCGGTGCCGACGGTCAGCTGGGACATGCCGAACATGGCGACCGCGACGCACGCCATGCCGCCGACCAGCGGTACCCGCGGACCGAACTTGGTGATCGCCGCGCCGGCCAGCGGCGAACCGACGATCATCATCGCGGTCAGCGGCAGCAGGTGCAGACCGCTGTCGACCGGGCTCATGCCGTGGACGTTCTGCAGGTAGAAGGTGACGAAGAACAGGCCGCCCATGAAGGCGAAGGCCATCAGCACCATCAGGACCACACCGGCGGACAGTGCCACGGAGCGGAACATGGCCAGCGGGACCAGCGGTTCGCGGACGTTCTTCTGGGAGAGCGCGAACACGAAGAACAGCGCCACCGCGGCGCCCAGGAACCCGAGCGTCTTGGCGTCGCCCCAGCCCCACTCGGAGCCCTTGATCAGCGACCAGATCAGACAGAACATCGCCTGCGACAGCAGCACGATGCCACCGATGTCGAAGGACCTCGGCGCGTTCTCGGCACGGTGGTCCTTGAGGATCACCAGGCCGAAGACGAGCGCCAGCACACCGACCGGCACGTTGATGAAGAAGACCGACTGCCAGCTGACGTGCTCCACGAGCACACCGCCGAGGATGGGGCCGCCGGCGGTCGAGGCGCCGATCACCATGCCCCAGATACCGATCGCCATGTTCAGCTTCTCGGCGGGGAAGGTGGCGCGCAGCAGGCCGAGCGCCGCAGGCATCAGCAGGGCGCCGAAGAGGCCCTGGAGCACCCGGAAGAGGATCACCAGGGTGACGGTGCCGGACAGGCCGATGGCCGCGGAGGCCGCGGCGAATCCGGTGATGCCTATCAGAAAGGTCTGACGGTGGCCGAAGCGGTCGCCGAGCTTGCCCGCGGTGATCAGCGAGACCGCGAGGGCCAGCATGTAACCGTTGGTGATCCACTGGACGTCGGCGAGGGACGCGTTGAGGTCCTTCTGGATGGCGGGGTTGGCTATCGCGACGATCGTGCCGTCGAGCGCCACCATCATCACGCCGATGGCGACGGCGAAGAGCGTCAGCCAGGGATGGCCGCGCAATCCTTTCACCGGTGCGGGAACAACTGTGTCTTCGGGCTCCCGCGGTGCCTTCTCGACAGTGGTCTGACTAGTCATGGGCCGAGGTTAGTGTCAGCTTCTGACAGTTAACAAACCAATTCACATGACAGCGACTGTCATGTAGGTCACAGCTAGGCTGTGTCGGCCAAAGCGGCGGAAAGAGGTCCGATACGTGACGAGCAGGCAGCCGACCGGGGCCCCAACTCCCGCACCACCGACCGGTTTGCGTGAACGCAAGAAGCAGCGCACCCGTGAAGCCCTGCTGCACACCGCTCTCGAACTGTTCGCCACGCAAGGATACGACCGGACCACGGTCGACGAGATCGCGGAGGCCGTCCAGGTCTCCCAGCGCACCTTCTTCCGCTACTTCGCGAACAAGGAGGCGGCGGCCTTCGCCGTGCAGGACGCCATCGAGTCGCGCTTCCTCCTGGAGCTGCGCCAACGCCCTTCGGGGGAACCCCCGTTCGAGGCGATGCGGCATGCCGTACTGAACACCTGGAGGAGTGTCGTGGACGTCGCCGAGGACGACGCCACAGCCGAACTCCGGCTACGGACCTACCAGATGATCGAGTCGACGCCCACACTGGTCGCCGCCCACATGCGGCGCGGCGTGGATCTGGAACGGCAGACGACTCTGCTGATCGCGGAGCGGGAGGGCCTGGACCCTGAAGCCGATCCGCGCCCCGCCGTCGCCGTCGCCGCGTTCGCCGGGGTGGTGCGGCTGACCGGGCAGCTGTGGTGCCGTCGCCAGGACGCGAGCGTGCAGACCCTGCGTGCACTGACCGAACTCCATCTGGACCTGCTGCGGACCACCCTCCTCGGATCGTGGCGCACCCCTTGAGCCGTGACGGGTGCCCGTGAGGCCGGTCCGCGAGGAAGGCACCGGGCGCGTCCGGCCCGGCCGGACGCGCCGGCTGCTCGGCCGGGAATCCCGTCGGGCCACACACCCGGGTGATCTGGGTCACCCCTACAACGACCGTCCGGGTCTGTCTCCTAGGGTGGGGCGCAGTGACTTCCTTCGATTCCTCCCCCACCCTCACCGCCTGGCGCGCCCTGCTCGCCGTCGCGGTCGTGTTCGTGATGCTGACGACCACGGGCTGGACCGCGGTGCACCGGCAACACACCGCCGCACCGCGTGAGATCGCGCTCGCCGCCTGGGCCAGGGCCCGGGTGGGCGGTCACCCGCTCCCGGACGCCGGCGCCCCGGCGCACCGGCTGGCCCGCTTCTTCGCGACGCTCACGGCACGGCAGCAGTCACTGCTCGCCGACACGTACCCGCTGGTCGTGGGCAACATGAACGGCGCCCCCGTCACGCTGCGCTATCGCGCCAACCGGCACGCGCTGACGCGGGCCGAGGCCGTGGAGCAGCACAGGGCCCACGACACCGGGCTCTCGCGCGACGGCCGCCACCACGCGCTGCTCCGGCTGGAACGCTTCCGGTCGCTGCTCGCGGAGGATCGGCAGATCCTCGCCTTCGACCCCTCGGGGAGAGGTCTCGCGGCCGAGGTCCTCGGTGATCTCGACCGCGCGGAACGCGTCTCCGTCGTCGTACCCGGCATCGACACGAACCTGCTGACGCTGGAGCGCACCGGCCTCAAAAAGAACGCCGCGCCGGTCGGTATGGCCCGGTCCCTGTACGGTGCGGAGCGCGCGGCCCGGCCCGGTACCCGTACCGCGGTCATCGCGTGGGCCGACTACACCGCGCCCGCCGGTCTCGGCGTGGACGCCGTCCTGGGCGGTCTCGCGGCGAACGGGGCGGTACGGCTGAACTCACTCCTCGCGGCGCTGCCCGGCCCCTCGACCGTCTCCCTGTTCTGCCACAGCTACGGCTCCGTGCTGTGCGGTCTGGCCGCGCGGGGACTGCCCGACCGGGTCTCGGACATCGCCGTGGCGGGGAGCCCCGGCATGCGGGCGGACAGTGCCGCCGGCCTGGGCACCGGGGCGAGGGTGTGGGCCACGCGGGACGGCGACGACTGGATCAAGGACGTGCCGAACATGGAGATCGCCGGGCTCGGACACGGTGCCGATCCGGTCGACCCGCGATTCGGCGCACGGCTCGTGTCGGCGAGCGGCGCCGTCGGGCACAGCGGCTATTTCGAGCCGGGCACCGAGAGCCTCAGCAACTTCGCCGCGATCGGCGTGGGCGCCTACGACTCAGTCAGCTGTGCGAGCGCCGATCGGTCCTGTCGGCGTGGATTTTCCGGTGGTCGGCATGCCTGACGCGCGTAGAAACCCGGTGAACGGTCCATGAACGCTCGTGCCGGAAATGCGCATACCGAGGGGGGACGTGAGGGCGCGTGCCGCATACGATGAGGCACATGGGTGATGTGCTGGCCGGAAATCATGCCACCTGGGAGTTCGACACCGACTCCTTGCTCATCCGCTTCGAACGGGGGATCCGCACGCCGAGGCTCTTGCAGAGTCTGCGTGAACGCCGTGTCCCGTACTCGGCGTTGTCGTCGGTGGAGCTGTCCCCGGGCAAGCGGGGCACGGTGGTCCTGCACGCGGTGCCGAGACCGGGTGCCGATCCGCTGCTGGAGGCGGCCGCGGGGCAGCTGAAGGAGGGCTGCGACCCCTACCGGCTGTCCCTGCCCGCCGACCGCGAGACGCTCGCCGAGTACTACGCGGACGAGCTGCGGACGGCCCTGGGCCCGGACGCCTCCCAGCCGGCCGACCGGTTCCTGGTCGCGGCCCCCGAGGCGCCGATGCAGTTCAAGGCGTACGACGGCCGGGCCGGTTTCGACGGCTCGCTGGTCTCCTTCCGGTGGTCGTGGACCGGCGCCTCCAGCGCCAAGTGGAAGGCCGGCGACCAGACGTTCCCGGTGGCGGACCTGTGCGGGGTCGAGTGGCGCTCGCCGGAGGCGACGGAGGGCTATCTGCGGCTGGTACCGCGCGGGGCGGCCACGGACGCCTGCGGCCCGGCACCCGTCCCGGGCCTGGACGCGCCGGACGCCGCCGGACGCCGCGTCCAGGCCGA from Streptomyces sp. NBC_01754 includes:
- the aceE gene encoding pyruvate dehydrogenase (acetyl-transferring), homodimeric type codes for the protein MASGSDRNPIIIGGLPSQVPDFDPEETQEWLDSLDAAVDERGRERARYLMLRLIERAREKRVAVPEMRSTDYVNTIATKDEPFFPGDEEIERKVLNATRWNAAVMVSRAQRPGIGVGGHIATFASSASLYDVGFNHFFRGKDDGLGGDQIFFQGHASPGIYARAFLLDRLSEAQLDGFRQEKSKAPNGLSSYPHPRLMPDFWEFPTVSMGLGPLGAIYQARMNRYMEARGIADTSASHVWAYLGDGEMDEPESIGQLSIAARESLDNLTFVVNCNLQRLDGPVRGNGKIIQELESQFRGAGWNVIKLVWDRTWDPLLAQDRTGILVNKLNTTPDGQFQTYATETGAYIRDHFFGGDPRLREMVKDMSDEQILHLGRGGHDHRKVYAAYAAAKAHKGQPTVILAQTVKGWTLGPNFEGRNATHQMKKLTVEDLKRFRDRLHLPIADKELEDGNPPYYHPGRDSEEIQYMHDRRKGLGGYVPTRVVRAKPLALPDDKVYAAAKKGSGQQSIATTMAFIRVLKDLMRDKEIGRRFVLIAPDEYRTFGMDAFFPSAKIYNPLGQQYESVDRELLLTYKESPTGQMLHDGISEAGCTASLIAAGSAYATHGEPLIPVYVFYSMFGFQRTGDQFWQMADQLARGFVLGATAGRTTLTGEGLQHADGHSHLLASTNPGCVAYDPAFGYEIAHIVKDGLRRMYGGTPDENEDVFYYLTVYNEPIQHPAEPADVDVEGILKGVHRFRRGEKGQVPAQIMASGVAVPWAVEAQRILADEWDVKADVWSATSWNELRREAVEVERYNLLHPDEEQRVPYVTRKLSGAQGPFVAVSDWMRSVPDQIARWVPGAYQSLGADGFGFADTRGAARRFFHIDAQSIVLAVLTELAKEGKIDRSALKTAVDRYELLDVAAAHPGAAGGDA
- a CDS encoding peptidase inhibitor family I36 protein; this translates as MRTTVLAAGLAAAALIPATAPAGTASEARPGTARPERAGTAARSAPAGLAPCGAGQLCLWAKPDFTGAGQTHELATVDIESCVPLASGTTAQALVNRTGRPVTTYQSATCAETGEFETYPGGGTWVPRSPYTVRAFKIWER
- a CDS encoding MFS transporter, which produces MTSQTTVEKAPREPEDTVVPAPVKGLRGHPWLTLFAVAIGVMMVALDGTIVAIANPAIQKDLNASLADVQWITNGYMLALAVSLITAGKLGDRFGHRQTFLIGITGFAAASAAIGLSGTVTLVILFRVLQGLFGALLMPAALGLLRATFPAEKLNMAIGIWGMVIGASTAGGPILGGVLVEHVSWQSVFFINVPVGVLALVFGLVILKDHRAENAPRSFDIGGIVLLSQAMFCLIWSLIKGSEWGWGDAKTLGFLGAAVALFFVFALSQKNVREPLVPLAMFRSVALSAGVVLMVLMAFAFMGGLFFVTFYLQNVHGMSPVDSGLHLLPLTAMMIVGSPLAGAAITKFGPRVPLVGGMACVAVAMFGMSQLTVGTGTLTMSLWFALLGFGLAPVMVGATEVIVGNAPMELSGVAGGLQQAAMQVGGSLGTAVLGAVMATRVDAKLGDNWKAAELPPADEAQLEQASSAIEVGMPPVPPNTPPEIAAKITAVAHDTFVSGMSFAFLTAGGVAVVAALVALLTKRGENAEAGMGAGHI
- a CDS encoding TetR family transcriptional regulator is translated as MTSRQPTGAPTPAPPTGLRERKKQRTREALLHTALELFATQGYDRTTVDEIAEAVQVSQRTFFRYFANKEAAAFAVQDAIESRFLLELRQRPSGEPPFEAMRHAVLNTWRSVVDVAEDDATAELRLRTYQMIESTPTLVAAHMRRGVDLERQTTLLIAEREGLDPEADPRPAVAVAAFAGVVRLTGQLWCRRQDASVQTLRALTELHLDLLRTTLLGSWRTP
- a CDS encoding alpha/beta hydrolase, whose product is MTSFDSSPTLTAWRALLAVAVVFVMLTTTGWTAVHRQHTAAPREIALAAWARARVGGHPLPDAGAPAHRLARFFATLTARQQSLLADTYPLVVGNMNGAPVTLRYRANRHALTRAEAVEQHRAHDTGLSRDGRHHALLRLERFRSLLAEDRQILAFDPSGRGLAAEVLGDLDRAERVSVVVPGIDTNLLTLERTGLKKNAAPVGMARSLYGAERAARPGTRTAVIAWADYTAPAGLGVDAVLGGLAANGAVRLNSLLAALPGPSTVSLFCHSYGSVLCGLAARGLPDRVSDIAVAGSPGMRADSAAGLGTGARVWATRDGDDWIKDVPNMEIAGLGHGADPVDPRFGARLVSASGAVGHSGYFEPGTESLSNFAAIGVGAYDSVSCASADRSCRRGFSGGRHA
- a CDS encoding DUF4429 domain-containing protein yields the protein MGDVLAGNHATWEFDTDSLLIRFERGIRTPRLLQSLRERRVPYSALSSVELSPGKRGTVVLHAVPRPGADPLLEAAAGQLKEGCDPYRLSLPADRETLAEYYADELRTALGPDASQPADRFLVAAPEAPMQFKAYDGRAGFDGSLVSFRWSWTGASSAKWKAGDQTFPVADLCGVEWRSPEATEGYLRLVPRGAATDACGPAPVPGLDAPDAAGRRVQADQDPAAVLFGVGYGPVHESLPFAAAVLESVRRTQSPPPAPALAPVGAPSHDPAAVAERMRHLGELHRAGLVTDDEYSAKKAELLAEL